From Nymphalis io chromosome 10, ilAglIoxx1.1, whole genome shotgun sequence, a single genomic window includes:
- the LOC126771018 gene encoding neuromedin-U receptor 2-like isoform X2, which translates to MTHNNSIEDNNTYSSYGIGLSFYDEKITYEEKALIKILLSVFLATAMVISLIGNICICAVIARDKNMRTPTNFYLLNLAITDLTITVFVPVEIYIIWVPDFYPLGKEGCRIHFLLWDMGSNCSVLTITAITIERYLVISKPFLRQRLVLNSRVLKIVTIIWMVSCFFAFPSVLFVYFVERKQNVYCFFTVSDKDKAYLVAAELLVFFVLPMTVIFVLYLMMVLKLKSTKSKSRPNPVSGKKNRDKAVKMLAAVAASFFICWSPYSILRLMIVIPNMKYENHHTLWRVLIYLSSINSYLSTAVNPILYTLMSQKFGQAFKDLLKGRNISNQTNAKANGRHKYRRDCLKINTTSI; encoded by the exons atgacacACAATAACAGTATTGAAGATAACAATACTTACTCGTCGTATGGAATTGGCCTGTCGTTTTATGACGAGAAAATTACTTATGAAGAAaaagctttaattaaaattttacttagtgTTTTCCTCGCAACCGCAATGGTAATCAGTTTGATAGGAAATATTTGCATTTGTGCGGTAATCGCTCGCGATAAGAATATGAGAACTCCTACCAACTTCTACCTTCTCAATCTTGCGATAACAGATCTCACGATAACCGTCTTTGTTCCCGtcgaaatatacataatttgggTACCAGATTTTTATCCATTGGGGAAGGAAGGATGCCGCATACATTTCTTACTGTGGGATATGGGAAGCAATTGCAGTGTACTGACTATAACTGCGATAACAATCGAGCGCTATCTGGTTATCTCGAAGCCGTTTCTGCGACAAAGACTCGTCTTAAACTCGCGCGTCTTGAAGATAGTCACTATTATATGGATGGTCTCGTGTTTTTTCGCTTTCCCCAGTGTCCTCTTTGTTTATTTCGTCGAacgaaaacaaaatgtttattgttttttcacTGTTTCCGATAAAGATAAAGCATATCTAGTAGCAGCGGAGTTGTTAGTTTTTTTCGTTCTACCAATGACAGTGATATTCGTTCTCTATCTGATGATGGTGCTAAAGCTTAAGTCGACTAAATCGAAGTCCAGACCTAACCCAGTATCCGGAAAAAAGAATAGAGACAAAGCTGTCAAGATGTTGG CTGCGGTGGCTGcttcgttttttatttgttggtcACCATACTCAATTTTACGTCTCATGATAGTTATTCCGAATATGAAATATGAGAATCATCATACG ctTTGGCGAGTATTGATATACCTGAGCTCTATAAACAGTTACCTGTCAACAGCAGTTAATCCTATATTGTACACACTTATGTCACAAAAATTTGGACAGGCTTTTAAG GATTTACTGAAAGGAAGAAATATATCAAATCAAACAAATGCAAAAGCAAACGGACGCCATAAATATCGTCGCGactgcttaaaaataaatacaacatcaATATGA
- the LOC126771018 gene encoding neuromedin-U receptor 2-like isoform X1, whose product MTHNNSIEDNNTYSSYGIGLSFYDEKITYEEKALIKILLSVFLATAMVISLIGNICICAVIARDKNMRTPTNFYLLNLAITDLTITVFVPVEIYIIWVPDFYPLGKEGCRIHFLLWDMGSNCSVLTITAITIERYLVISKPFLRQRLVLNSRVLKIVTIIWMVSCFFAFPSVLFVYFVERKQNVYCFFTVSDKDKAYLVAAELLVFFVLPMTVIFVLYLMMVLKLKSTKSKSRPNPVSGKKNRDKAVKMLAAVAASFFICWSPYSILRLMIVIPNMKYENHHTLWRVLIYLSSINSYLSTAVNPILYTLMSQKFGQAFKIGMVGVLWGRLSSSSGRQKAEKKINIRRQTIPRLLDLLKGRNISNQTNAKANGRHKYRRDCLKINTTSI is encoded by the exons atgacacACAATAACAGTATTGAAGATAACAATACTTACTCGTCGTATGGAATTGGCCTGTCGTTTTATGACGAGAAAATTACTTATGAAGAAaaagctttaattaaaattttacttagtgTTTTCCTCGCAACCGCAATGGTAATCAGTTTGATAGGAAATATTTGCATTTGTGCGGTAATCGCTCGCGATAAGAATATGAGAACTCCTACCAACTTCTACCTTCTCAATCTTGCGATAACAGATCTCACGATAACCGTCTTTGTTCCCGtcgaaatatacataatttgggTACCAGATTTTTATCCATTGGGGAAGGAAGGATGCCGCATACATTTCTTACTGTGGGATATGGGAAGCAATTGCAGTGTACTGACTATAACTGCGATAACAATCGAGCGCTATCTGGTTATCTCGAAGCCGTTTCTGCGACAAAGACTCGTCTTAAACTCGCGCGTCTTGAAGATAGTCACTATTATATGGATGGTCTCGTGTTTTTTCGCTTTCCCCAGTGTCCTCTTTGTTTATTTCGTCGAacgaaaacaaaatgtttattgttttttcacTGTTTCCGATAAAGATAAAGCATATCTAGTAGCAGCGGAGTTGTTAGTTTTTTTCGTTCTACCAATGACAGTGATATTCGTTCTCTATCTGATGATGGTGCTAAAGCTTAAGTCGACTAAATCGAAGTCCAGACCTAACCCAGTATCCGGAAAAAAGAATAGAGACAAAGCTGTCAAGATGTTGG CTGCGGTGGCTGcttcgttttttatttgttggtcACCATACTCAATTTTACGTCTCATGATAGTTATTCCGAATATGAAATATGAGAATCATCATACG ctTTGGCGAGTATTGATATACCTGAGCTCTATAAACAGTTACCTGTCAACAGCAGTTAATCCTATATTGTACACACTTATGTCACAAAAATTTGGACAGGCTTTTAAG atcgggatggttggcgttctatgggggaggctttcgtccagcagtggacggcaaaaggctgaaaaaaaaattaacataagaaGGCAAACGATTCCCCGCCTCTTG GATTTACTGAAAGGAAGAAATATATCAAATCAAACAAATGCAAAAGCAAACGGACGCCATAAATATCGTCGCGactgcttaaaaataaatacaacatcaATATGA
- the LOC126771023 gene encoding acyl-CoA Delta-9 desaturase-like, whose amino-acid sequence MPPQGQQTGSWVLFESDLNKDATTPIVPPSAEKRKWEIVWRNVILFVFLHVGGVYGAYLFLTKAMWTTRLFAVILYLCSGLGITAGAHRLWAHKSYKAKLPLRIMLTIFNTIAFQDSVLDWARDHRMHHKYSETDADPHNATRGFFFSHVGWLLVRKHRQIKEKGNTIDMSDLWADPILRFQKKYYLILMPLACFILPTYIPTLWGESLWNGYFVCAIFRYVWVLNVTWLVNSAAHLWGSKPYDRNINPVEIKPVSFVVLGEGFHNYHHTFPWDYKTAELGEYSLNLSKLFIDTMSLIGWAYDLKTVSTDVIMKRVKRTGDGSHKEWGYEELNDSSQNKIGQD is encoded by the exons atgccTCCCCAAGGGCAACAGACAGGATCATGGGTTCTATTCGAGTCGGATTTGAATAAAGACGCCACCACGCCGATCGTCCCACCTTCAGCTGAGAAGAGGAAATGGGAGATTGTTTGGAGAAATGTGATACTTTTCGTCTTCCTCCATGTAGGAGGAGTATATGGTGCCTATCTCTTCCTCACAAAGGCAATGTGGACTACTCGTCTATTTG CGGTGATACTTTACCTGTGCTCCGGCCTTGGTATCACAGCAGGCGCGCACAGACTATGGGCCCACAAGTCTTATAAAGCTAAACTGCCCTTGCGTATAATGCTGACTATTTTTAACACAATAGCTTTTCAG GACTCTGTACTTGACTGGGCCAGAGACCACAGAATGCATCACAAATATTCTGAAACCGACGCAGATCCACATAACGCGACACGTGGTTTCTTCTTCTCACACGTTGGATGGCTACTTGTCAGAAAACATCGACAAATTAAGGAGAAAGGTAACACTATCGACATGAGCGACCTGTGGGCTGATCCTATACTTCGGTTCCAGAAAAA GTACTACTTGATCCTGATGCCTTTGGCATGCTTCATTTTACCAACTTACATTCCTACGCTTTGGGGCGAATCGTTATGGAATGGATATTTTGTATGTGCTATCTTCCGATATGTTTGGGTTTTAAATGTGACATGGTTGGTCAACTCAGCTGCTCACTTGTGGGGAAGCAAGCCTTATGATAGGAACATAAACCCTGTTGAAATTAAACCTGTGTCATTCGTTGTACTTGGAGAAGGCTTCCATAACTACCACCACACATTCCCATGGGACTACAAAACCGCTGAACTTGGTGAATATTCACTGAACTTATCGAAGTTATTCATTGATACAATGTCTTTAATCGGCTGGGCATACGACCTAAAAACAGTGTCGACTGACGTCATCATGAAAAGAGTCAAGAGAACAGGTGACGGCTCTCACAAGGAATGGGGTTATGAAGAACTTAACGACTCATCACAAAACAAAATTGgtcaagattaa